CCAGCTCGGCGGCGAGCCCATGCTCAACCCCGACACCCTGACGGCGCGCAGCCATGCGCAGTACGACGAGTCGACCGAGCTCAAGGCGATGATCCGCGCCAACCTGGTGGCCGAGCGCCTGGCGGTCGAGGTCTATCGCCAGCTCATCACCCTCGTGGCCGACAAGGACCCGACCAGCGCGCACCTGCTGCGCGACATCCTCGCCGAGGAAGAAGAACACGCCGACGAGCTCTCCGACTGGCTCGAGCGGCCCTGATTACCCAACCCGCGGCGTGCGCCCCAGGCCGCGCCGCGTATCCCCAGAAAGGAAAAAACCATGAAATTTCACCCACTTGGCCACGGCCTGATCCTGAGCGCCTGCCTCGCTCTGCCCTTTGCCGCCAGCGCGCAGGTGGCCGGCACCACGGTGCTGGGCACCACGCAATCGGTCTACGCCGCAGCCGCCAACGGCTGGAGCGTGAAGAAGGCCATTCTTGACCACGATGTCTACAACGACGACGCCAACCCCGAAGTCGTGGGCAGCGTCGAAGACATCATCATCACGCCCAAGGGCTCGGTGTCCTACGCCGTGGTCAACGCCAGCAAGTACCTGGGCCTGTCGTCCCACTACGTGCTGATCCCGGCCGAGCAGTTCCATGTGGAAAACAAGCGCATCACCCTGCCCGGCGCCACCAAGGAAGCGCTGCGCAACGTGCCCGAGTTCAAGTACAACAAGAACGCTGACGAGAAGCTCAAGTAAATCCAGGCAAGCCCCCTTGGCGCCCATACGACCTCGCGTCGCATGGGCGTCTTTTTATGTCCGCCGCAGCCGCAAACGATGCGACTGTTGCGTGCCTGGGATGCATTGGCCCGGGCTGGCTCGGCCCGGCGACAGGGTTTGCTCCAGGAGAAAGAAAGAGACGAGGAGCCGGCGCCGCGTCAGCGGCTTGCCGGCAGGCGCACCGCGGTGACTTCGATCTCGACGAGCCACTCGGGGTGGCCGAGCGCAGCGACCTGGAAGGCCGAGCGCGCCGGCAGACTGGGCTGCCCTGCGGTGCCGAAAAAGCGCGTATAGCCGCGCATGAAGCCGTCAAAATCCAGCCGCCCGCCCTGGTGGCGGTCGCCCACCAGAAAGGCCTGCATGCGCACCACGTCGCCCATGCCCAAGCCCAATTGGGAAAGCTGGGCTGAAATGCTTTGCAGCACGCCAGTGGTCTGCTCCTCCATGTTGCCGTAGCTGCCGTCCGCGCGCTGCGGCGGCACGGTGCCCGACAGATAGACAGTGGACGCACCCGCCGGCACTTCCACCGCCGACGAGATCGGGAAGTTCGCCACGGGGTGGCGCACCACCTGGCTCGGCGGCGGCGCGCTGACGCTTGCGCGCTCTGGGGCGGGCTGGGCGCAGCCGGCCAGAGCCAGCGCACAAAAAAGCAGGCTCGCGCCCGCAATGCGGCCCATCGGGGCACGCAGATCTTGTTTCATGGGAATTCCTCCTTTGTTGGAAAAGGAGCGCGCGCTGCGCTCAGTCGTAGGAACTGTGCGGATCGGGCGCCGCCTGCTTGCGCAGCTCGGACACCTGGGCGGGCGCAATCGCGTCGCCGTAGTTGTTGCCAAAGTGGGTGCGGATGTAGTTCACCACGGCGGCCACCTGCTCGTCGTTCAAGCGGTTGGCAAAAGAGGGCATGCCGTGCAGGCCGGTGA
The DNA window shown above is from Comamonas sp. NLF-1-9 and carries:
- a CDS encoding PRC-barrel domain-containing protein, with amino-acid sequence MKFHPLGHGLILSACLALPFAASAQVAGTTVLGTTQSVYAAAANGWSVKKAILDHDVYNDDANPEVVGSVEDIIITPKGSVSYAVVNASKYLGLSSHYVLIPAEQFHVENKRITLPGATKEALRNVPEFKYNKNADEKLK
- a CDS encoding RidA family protein, which codes for MKQDLRAPMGRIAGASLLFCALALAGCAQPAPERASVSAPPPSQVVRHPVANFPISSAVEVPAGASTVYLSGTVPPQRADGSYGNMEEQTTGVLQSISAQLSQLGLGMGDVVRMQAFLVGDRHQGGRLDFDGFMRGYTRFFGTAGQPSLPARSAFQVAALGHPEWLVEIEVTAVRLPASR